Proteins from a single region of Mucilaginibacter daejeonensis:
- a CDS encoding sodium:solute symporter family protein, with protein sequence MKLQAIDISIIVFYLVMMVMIGWFYKNKAKQNKESYLMGGKKLPWYMLGLSDASDMFDISGTMWMISLCFVYGLKSIWIPWLWPVFNQVFNMMFLAKWLRRSGANTGAEWLATRFGVSGKGVKASHNIVVAFALISCLGFLAYGFVGLGKFIEIFIPWELVKAYVPFNVAPQYVAHFYGIIFTLFAMFYSILGGMHSIVVGDVIKYIIMTVGCVAIAIIAFTHLNGKHLNVPAGWSDPFFGWRLDLDWSNIIADANKKIKEDGFSLFGIFFMMMLFKGVFASLAGPPPSYDMQKVLSTSSPKEASKMTGFVSIVLLPIRYSMVIGLTVLALLYYNKINISVNGTTDFERILPAAINTFLPVGILGLVLTGLLGAFMGTFSGTLNAAQAYIVNDIYLKYIDSEAPNKKIIRLNYIVGVVVVAIGVLLGFFAKDVNSILQWLVGALYGGYIAANMLKWYWWRFNANGFFWGMASGIAAALVFPFIFDQVLPLYVWPLLFVISLIGCIAGTYTAPPTDEAVLKNFYSTVKPWGFWGPVHRSVTIDAPEFKANGHFGLDMFNVVLGIISQCCLTILPMYLVLSMKLPLMVTIGILIVVLSILKKTWWDKLED encoded by the coding sequence ATGAAGCTACAGGCTATTGATATAAGTATCATCGTATTCTACCTCGTCATGATGGTCATGATCGGTTGGTTCTATAAAAACAAGGCCAAGCAGAATAAGGAAAGCTACCTAATGGGTGGTAAGAAATTGCCTTGGTACATGCTGGGTCTGAGCGACGCATCAGACATGTTCGACATCAGCGGAACCATGTGGATGATCTCGCTTTGCTTTGTTTACGGCTTGAAAAGTATCTGGATACCGTGGTTATGGCCGGTGTTCAACCAGGTGTTCAATATGATGTTCCTGGCCAAGTGGTTGCGGCGCTCAGGTGCCAACACCGGGGCGGAATGGCTGGCCACCCGCTTTGGAGTGAGCGGGAAAGGCGTTAAGGCGTCACACAACATCGTGGTGGCGTTCGCGCTGATCAGTTGCCTCGGCTTCTTAGCTTATGGTTTTGTGGGACTTGGTAAGTTCATCGAGATTTTCATTCCCTGGGAATTGGTGAAAGCCTACGTGCCGTTCAACGTGGCTCCGCAGTATGTTGCGCACTTTTACGGTATCATATTCACCCTGTTCGCAATGTTCTACTCGATTTTAGGTGGTATGCATAGTATCGTGGTGGGCGATGTGATCAAATACATCATCATGACCGTTGGTTGTGTGGCCATAGCTATCATCGCTTTCACGCACCTGAATGGTAAACACCTGAACGTTCCTGCCGGATGGAGCGACCCGTTCTTTGGCTGGCGCCTTGACCTGGATTGGAGCAACATAATTGCCGATGCCAATAAGAAAATTAAAGAGGACGGCTTCAGTTTGTTCGGTATCTTTTTTATGATGATGCTATTCAAGGGCGTTTTCGCCAGTTTGGCCGGGCCACCGCCAAGCTATGATATGCAAAAGGTGCTGTCGACCAGTAGCCCAAAAGAAGCATCAAAAATGACAGGTTTCGTGTCGATCGTGCTGCTGCCCATTCGATATTCAATGGTGATCGGCCTTACGGTGCTGGCCTTGCTATATTACAACAAGATCAACATCAGCGTAAATGGCACCACCGACTTCGAACGTATACTGCCTGCCGCCATCAATACATTTTTGCCTGTCGGTATACTGGGCCTGGTATTAACCGGTCTGCTCGGTGCATTTATGGGCACCTTTTCGGGCACCTTGAACGCCGCACAAGCATACATCGTTAATGATATCTACTTGAAATACATCGACTCTGAGGCGCCTAACAAAAAGATCATCAGGCTAAATTATATAGTGGGCGTGGTAGTGGTAGCGATAGGGGTGTTGCTAGGCTTTTTTGCCAAGGATGTGAACAGCATATTGCAATGGCTGGTAGGTGCACTTTATGGTGGCTACATAGCGGCCAATATGTTGAAATGGTACTGGTGGCGATTCAATGCCAACGGCTTTTTCTGGGGAATGGCTTCGGGCATCGCCGCAGCCCTGGTGTTCCCTTTCATTTTTGACCAAGTGCTTCCGCTGTACGTATGGCCGTTATTGTTCGTGATCTCGTTAATTGGCTGTATAGCCGGAACATATACTGCTCCGCCTACTGATGAAGCGGTATTAAAGAACTTTTACAGCACCGTAAAGCCGTGGGGCTTTTGGGGACCGGTACACCGTTCGGTTACCATCGATGCTCCTGAATTTAAGGCCAATGGTCATTTCGGGCTCGATATGTTCAACGTGGTGCTGGGCATCATATCGCAATGCTGCCTTACCATACTACCCATGTACCTGGTATTATCGATGAAACTTCCGCTTATGGTCACCATCGGTATCCTAATAGTGGTGCTGAGCATTCTCAAAAAGACCTGGTGGGACAAACTCGAAGATTGA
- a CDS encoding glycoside hydrolase family 130 protein has translation MNTSFKSRLDGLMSRHAELIDRPNQKLTSPNGIFHRYEFPVLTADHAPLEWRYDLNAASNPYLMERCGINAIFNAGAIKHEGKYLMVARVEGLDRKSFFAVAESDNGTDGFKFWDYPIEMPETEEPDTNVYDMRLVKHEDGWIYGLFCTERRDSSAHEGDQSAAIAQCGIARTKDLKNWERLADLKTPSPQQRNVVLHPEFVDGKYAFYTRPQDSFIEAGKGGGIGFGLSDSIEHAEVEQEIVIDKKVYHTVYEAKNGLGPAPIKTSKGWLHLAHGVRNTAAGLRYVLYMFMTDLQDITKVTNKPAGYFMAPEGEERIGDVSNVLFSNGWIADEDGTVFIYYASSDTRQHVATSTVDKLVDYVLNTPEDKFHSAGSVQTIAAMVDSNKKIIADGTLV, from the coding sequence ATGAATACAAGTTTTAAAAGCAGACTGGATGGCCTGATGAGCAGGCACGCTGAACTTATTGACCGACCTAATCAAAAACTGACCTCACCTAACGGTATATTTCATCGGTATGAATTCCCGGTACTGACCGCAGATCATGCGCCGCTGGAATGGAGATATGACCTTAATGCGGCAAGCAATCCGTATTTAATGGAGCGTTGTGGCATCAACGCGATCTTCAACGCCGGAGCGATCAAACATGAAGGTAAGTACCTGATGGTGGCCCGCGTGGAGGGTTTGGACCGCAAATCATTCTTTGCGGTGGCCGAAAGCGATAACGGTACCGACGGATTCAAGTTCTGGGACTATCCTATAGAGATGCCCGAGACCGAGGAGCCTGACACTAACGTATACGATATGCGCCTGGTGAAGCATGAAGATGGCTGGATATACGGACTCTTCTGTACTGAAAGGCGTGACTCTTCGGCACACGAAGGTGATCAGTCGGCCGCGATCGCGCAATGTGGTATCGCCCGCACCAAAGATCTGAAAAACTGGGAGCGATTGGCCGACCTCAAGACGCCATCGCCTCAGCAGCGTAACGTGGTATTGCACCCGGAATTTGTGGATGGTAAATATGCCTTTTATACCCGTCCGCAAGACAGCTTTATAGAGGCTGGCAAAGGCGGAGGCATCGGATTTGGCCTGAGCGATTCTATTGAGCATGCCGAGGTAGAGCAAGAGATAGTGATCGATAAAAAGGTATATCATACTGTTTATGAGGCCAAAAATGGTTTAGGTCCAGCACCCATTAAAACATCAAAGGGCTGGCTTCATTTGGCCCACGGCGTACGTAATACTGCGGCAGGGCTTCGTTATGTGCTGTATATGTTCATGACCGATCTGCAGGATATTACTAAGGTGACCAACAAGCCGGCAGGGTACTTTATGGCGCCTGAAGGTGAAGAACGTATCGGTGATGTTTCCAACGTATTATTCAGCAACGGTTGGATCGCCGATGAGGACGGAACGGTATTTATTTACTACGCCTCGTCAGACACTCGCCAGCATGTGGCCACTTCCACTGTCGATAAACTTGTCGACTATGTGCTCAATACCCCAGAGGATAAGTTCCACTCAGCAGGCTCGGTACAAACCATCGCAGCCATGGTCGATAGTAACAAGAAGATCATTGCTGACGGTACTTTAGTGTAG
- a CDS encoding outer membrane protein assembly factor BamB family protein, which produces MNRIIFMLTSLALFVCSSCDRVEPYKDTVDWSNPGGDAGQTKYSALTQVNTNNVKKLKVAWTFRSGNMDGNVQCNPLIIKGIMFVTTPSQTLIAVDGTNGKMLWRFKPSRDGEKLGGINRGVVSWGSGEDAYLFYTAGNYLYKVGMYNGYADESFGDKGRVDLNAGQVRSPDKMAITSPGAPAVFKDLVILGALSWSAPSNVSAFDARTGKRVWKFNTIPQPGEYGHDSWGDKNFWKDGAGINVWGGITVDKESGMVFFPTGQPKDDFYRAENRGQQLYGNSIVALNANTGTRIWHYQAIHHDLWDLDLPCAPVLVDLNSNGKKVKGVMQLTKTGNVLLFERSTGRLLSKVVETPVPASTLPGEYAYPTQPKVIWPKPFAKQVVTANDVTFRTPEARQAALRTIAETEQGWFLPPSKKGILYYGIHGGAEWGGGSYDPRENVLYVNANQLAWLIKMKDINESDDPNSEPMSAGNAVFLKMGCPSCHGADRKGQGSIPALTELDKKYKEEDIVNILKNGRKAMPAFPQIEEKDRKDLVDLLLNKKNVQAPRSVSGKHEYRSLGYNKFLDADGYPATAPPWGTLNAVDLTTGKIKWKVPLGEYPELTKKGMPITGTENFGGSLVTKGGLVFIAATRDEKFRAFDKHTGKILWETKLPYGGYASPSTYAINGKQYIVIPATGGGKLGGKTGDTYVAYALP; this is translated from the coding sequence ATGAACAGGATCATTTTTATGCTGACATCTCTTGCGCTGTTCGTTTGTTCAAGCTGCGATAGGGTAGAACCATATAAAGATACCGTCGACTGGTCGAACCCCGGCGGCGACGCAGGACAGACCAAGTACTCGGCTTTAACACAGGTCAATACCAACAATGTAAAGAAGCTTAAAGTTGCCTGGACCTTCCGTTCGGGAAACATGGATGGTAACGTTCAGTGCAACCCGCTCATTATTAAAGGCATCATGTTCGTGACCACACCGTCGCAAACCTTGATCGCCGTTGACGGTACTAATGGAAAGATGCTTTGGCGTTTCAAACCCTCGCGCGACGGCGAAAAGCTCGGCGGTATCAACCGAGGTGTGGTCAGTTGGGGATCTGGCGAGGACGCCTATCTTTTTTATACAGCAGGTAATTACTTGTATAAAGTGGGCATGTACAATGGCTATGCCGACGAAAGTTTTGGCGACAAAGGTCGCGTTGATCTTAATGCTGGACAGGTAAGGTCACCTGATAAGATGGCCATTACCTCACCGGGGGCACCAGCGGTATTCAAAGATCTGGTCATCTTAGGTGCATTAAGCTGGAGCGCGCCAAGCAACGTAAGTGCTTTTGACGCCCGTACAGGTAAGCGTGTTTGGAAATTCAACACCATACCGCAACCCGGCGAATATGGTCATGATTCCTGGGGCGACAAGAACTTCTGGAAAGATGGAGCCGGCATCAACGTTTGGGGAGGTATTACGGTGGACAAGGAAAGCGGGATGGTGTTCTTCCCAACAGGGCAACCCAAAGATGACTTCTACCGTGCCGAAAACCGTGGTCAACAGCTTTACGGTAATAGTATAGTAGCCCTGAACGCTAACACCGGTACACGGATCTGGCACTACCAGGCCATACATCATGATCTGTGGGACCTGGATCTGCCATGCGCTCCTGTACTGGTCGACCTCAATTCTAACGGTAAAAAAGTAAAAGGGGTGATGCAGTTGACCAAGACAGGCAATGTCCTGCTGTTCGAGCGCAGCACCGGTAGGCTACTATCAAAGGTGGTCGAAACACCTGTGCCGGCATCGACCCTACCGGGCGAGTATGCTTACCCGACTCAGCCCAAGGTGATCTGGCCGAAACCTTTCGCCAAGCAGGTGGTCACAGCCAATGATGTAACCTTTCGTACACCTGAAGCCCGCCAGGCAGCGTTGAGAACGATCGCTGAAACGGAGCAAGGCTGGTTCCTGCCGCCTTCTAAAAAAGGTATTCTCTATTATGGCATACATGGAGGTGCCGAATGGGGCGGAGGGTCTTATGATCCGCGGGAGAATGTGCTTTACGTAAATGCCAATCAGCTGGCGTGGCTGATCAAAATGAAAGACATCAATGAGTCTGACGACCCTAATAGCGAGCCCATGAGCGCAGGCAACGCCGTATTCCTCAAAATGGGTTGCCCAAGTTGTCATGGTGCCGACCGCAAGGGACAAGGGTCTATACCCGCGCTGACCGAATTAGATAAAAAATACAAGGAAGAGGACATCGTCAATATCCTGAAGAACGGGCGTAAGGCGATGCCAGCTTTCCCACAAATAGAGGAAAAGGACCGTAAGGATCTGGTGGACCTTTTACTGAACAAAAAGAATGTACAAGCGCCAAGGTCGGTATCCGGCAAGCATGAATACCGGTCGTTAGGTTACAATAAGTTTCTCGATGCTGACGGCTACCCGGCCACGGCACCACCGTGGGGAACCTTGAACGCTGTAGACCTGACCACTGGCAAGATCAAATGGAAAGTGCCATTAGGCGAGTACCCCGAACTGACCAAAAAAGGAATGCCCATCACAGGCACCGAGAATTTTGGCGGAAGCCTGGTGACCAAAGGTGGACTGGTGTTCATTGCTGCCACACGCGATGAGAAATTTCGGGCTTTTGATAAGCACACGGGTAAGATCTTATGGGAAACAAAGCTTCCCTATGGAGGGTACGCTTCGCCAAGTACCTACGCTATCAACGGGAAACAGTACATCGTGATACCGGCCACAGGTGGTGGTAAACTTGGCGGCAAAACGGGCGATACCTACGTTGCATACGCACTACCTTAA
- a CDS encoding sugar phosphate isomerase/epimerase family protein produces the protein MKKLIYAIISAGLILSLAAFTMVKHYKGVFAKSNLVAWCIVPYDVKERNAEQRAQMLNKLGITKLAYDWRDKHIPYFDEELKALKKHNIKLQAFWYMSGPDPQHDANLNTILNVLKQNNVKTQLWLMMIGVDMTNMTQQQKIDTLSKPVKYIAEQAAKIGCTVGLYNHGGWYGEPENQLAIVKNLKMPNIGMVYNFHHAEEQVKRFPKFYPQMLPYLYTVNISGLKGSDPAKVVPIGEGDSEYQMVRQILKSSYKGPIGIINEETHPDAEQGLLINMHGLEKVLTTIGDTQDLRTYQSSGSK, from the coding sequence ATGAAAAAGCTTATTTATGCAATAATTTCTGCCGGCTTGATATTGTCATTGGCCGCCTTCACGATGGTGAAGCACTACAAGGGTGTCTTTGCTAAAAGCAATTTGGTGGCATGGTGTATAGTGCCATATGACGTGAAAGAGCGCAATGCCGAACAACGTGCGCAGATGCTCAATAAGCTGGGAATAACCAAACTTGCTTATGATTGGCGCGATAAGCATATTCCATACTTTGACGAGGAACTGAAAGCGCTGAAGAAGCACAATATCAAGTTGCAGGCGTTCTGGTACATGTCGGGTCCTGATCCTCAGCACGACGCTAACTTAAATACCATATTAAACGTGTTGAAGCAGAACAATGTTAAAACACAACTATGGCTCATGATGATCGGTGTGGATATGACCAACATGACTCAACAGCAAAAGATAGATACCCTTTCAAAGCCCGTGAAATATATCGCTGAGCAAGCTGCTAAAATAGGCTGTACCGTAGGCTTATATAACCATGGAGGCTGGTATGGTGAGCCCGAGAATCAACTGGCGATCGTCAAAAACTTGAAAATGCCGAATATTGGCATGGTCTACAATTTTCACCACGCCGAAGAACAGGTAAAGCGTTTCCCTAAGTTCTATCCGCAGATGTTGCCCTACTTGTATACGGTCAATATCTCAGGACTGAAAGGGAGCGACCCGGCTAAAGTGGTGCCGATAGGAGAAGGAGATTCCGAATACCAAATGGTGAGGCAGATCCTGAAAAGCTCTTACAAAGGCCCTATTGGCATTATCAACGAAGAGACGCACCCCGACGCAGAGCAAGGCCTGCTGATCAACATGCACGGCCTTGAAAAGGTGTTGACCACGATCGGTGATACTCAAGACCTCCGAACCTATCAAAGTTCCGGATCAAAATAG
- a CDS encoding glycoside hydrolase family 140 protein, with protein MAAECQTLKVSANKRYLIDERGKPFLWLGDTAWELFHKLDDQEADHYLETRARQGFTVIQAVIISEDSGLSKPDAYGQLPFLNNEITRPNEAFFDHIDHVIKKAASLGLYMAVLPTWADKVPSNRPGKDPVIIDQQKALSYGKYLGKRFAGRPIIWMLGGDRDVASSEAFNIWKAMATGLKGNGSKQLITYHPAGESSSSRWFQNDQWIDLNTYQSGHAHRYMPVYKFAHTDYHQSPTKPFLDAEPAYEDIPLEFWTYMTLDRQPTVPPSILNRDSLLVDLAHFKKGYFDDHDVRVHAYWNLLSGACGHTYGHNSVWQMFKKGGSYVIPCTSDWKEALHSKGAEQIKFLKALFNERFHQLIPDSILVKNNAQHDSTYIAAAINRQRTTAIIYLAIGQDVVTDLSTMKGPLKAWWFDPRTGQRRYIGSYNAVHQRAFTPPTSGSHNDWVLLLEERSRSKK; from the coding sequence TTGGCAGCAGAGTGTCAAACGCTGAAGGTGTCGGCCAACAAGCGCTACCTGATCGATGAACGCGGCAAGCCATTCCTATGGCTCGGTGACACCGCCTGGGAACTTTTTCATAAACTTGATGATCAGGAAGCTGACCATTACCTGGAAACAAGGGCCAGGCAGGGATTTACCGTGATACAAGCCGTCATTATTTCCGAAGATAGTGGTTTGAGTAAGCCCGACGCATACGGTCAATTACCCTTTTTAAATAATGAAATCACGCGACCTAATGAGGCGTTCTTTGACCACATTGACCATGTGATCAAAAAGGCAGCATCGCTGGGGTTGTATATGGCCGTGCTCCCGACATGGGCCGACAAGGTGCCATCTAACCGCCCCGGAAAAGACCCGGTCATAATCGACCAGCAAAAAGCACTGAGCTACGGAAAATATCTCGGGAAACGATTCGCTGGTAGACCTATCATATGGATGCTGGGCGGCGACCGCGACGTTGCCAGCTCCGAAGCTTTTAATATTTGGAAAGCGATGGCCACCGGCCTAAAAGGTAATGGGAGTAAGCAACTCATCACTTATCATCCTGCTGGCGAAAGTTCATCGTCGCGGTGGTTTCAAAATGACCAATGGATCGACCTCAACACTTACCAAAGCGGCCATGCTCACCGTTATATGCCCGTTTATAAATTCGCCCACACTGACTATCACCAATCACCCACCAAGCCTTTCTTAGATGCCGAACCGGCCTACGAAGACATACCCTTAGAGTTTTGGACCTACATGACGTTAGACCGCCAACCTACCGTGCCTCCTTCGATCTTGAATAGAGACAGCTTACTGGTCGATCTAGCTCATTTCAAGAAGGGCTATTTTGATGATCATGACGTGCGGGTACATGCTTATTGGAATTTGTTATCCGGCGCTTGTGGACATACCTATGGTCACAATTCGGTATGGCAGATGTTCAAAAAAGGCGGCAGCTATGTGATACCCTGCACCAGTGACTGGAAAGAAGCCTTGCACAGCAAAGGCGCCGAACAGATCAAGTTCCTGAAAGCCCTGTTCAACGAACGTTTCCATCAGCTGATACCTGACAGCATATTGGTCAAAAATAATGCTCAGCATGACAGCACTTATATCGCCGCAGCCATTAACCGTCAACGAACAACAGCGATCATCTACCTGGCGATCGGCCAAGATGTAGTGACCGATCTTTCCACAATGAAAGGACCGCTAAAAGCTTGGTGGTTCGATCCACGGACAGGTCAAAGGCGATACATCGGCAGTTATAACGCTGTCCATCAACGGGCTTTTACGCCGCCTACGTCAGGTTCACATAACGACTGGGTATTGCTGTTGGAGGAAAGGTCACGGTCAAAAAAATAG
- a CDS encoding glycoside hydrolase family 5 protein, producing the protein MRRYIYTALLACIGLTSVNAQSLTKLKAGPAPFGLNLAGADFGQIPGTYEKDYDYPTASDIDYLKSKGFRLIRLPFLWERLQPRLGGPLDTFQVNKLVAVVDAAEKRNMLVVPDMHNYCRRMINGELTLINTKGVTIGMVADAWKKLAMILKDKKNIWGYGMMNEPHDMPDTTAWFNIAQAIIDQIRTVDKKNAIVVGGDDWSSAAKWMGSSDHLKNLKDPANNLIFEAHLYFDNDGSGTYKYTYENEKGTPETGVQRAEPFVQWLKQNKLRGFIGEYGIPDDDERWLLTMDNFLKYLQANGVNGTYWAAGHRWGDYKLAVQPVNGAERPQMKVLSKYLFVKK; encoded by the coding sequence ATGAGAAGATATATTTATACTGCACTCCTGGCATGCATTGGCCTGACGAGCGTGAACGCTCAGTCGTTGACAAAACTCAAAGCTGGTCCGGCGCCATTTGGCCTTAACCTGGCAGGCGCCGATTTTGGCCAGATACCCGGCACCTATGAAAAAGATTATGACTACCCGACCGCTTCGGACATTGACTATTTAAAAAGTAAAGGCTTTAGGTTGATCAGGCTGCCATTTTTATGGGAACGCTTACAACCACGATTGGGAGGACCTTTAGATACCTTTCAGGTCAATAAGCTGGTGGCTGTGGTGGACGCGGCTGAAAAAAGGAACATGCTCGTGGTGCCCGATATGCATAACTATTGCCGCCGAATGATCAATGGCGAACTTACACTGATCAATACAAAAGGTGTGACCATAGGTATGGTGGCTGATGCCTGGAAAAAGCTCGCCATGATCTTGAAAGACAAAAAAAATATTTGGGGCTACGGCATGATGAATGAGCCGCATGATATGCCTGACACCACCGCTTGGTTCAACATAGCCCAGGCGATCATTGACCAGATCAGGACCGTTGACAAAAAGAACGCGATCGTGGTGGGTGGCGATGACTGGAGCTCAGCAGCTAAGTGGATGGGCAGCAGTGATCACCTCAAGAACCTAAAAGATCCTGCCAATAATCTTATCTTTGAAGCACACCTGTATTTTGACAACGACGGTTCTGGTACCTACAAGTATACCTATGAAAATGAAAAAGGTACCCCTGAGACCGGCGTTCAACGCGCTGAACCATTTGTACAGTGGTTAAAGCAAAATAAACTAAGAGGCTTTATAGGCGAGTATGGAATACCGGATGACGATGAACGCTGGCTTTTAACGATGGATAACTTTTTAAAATATCTTCAAGCCAATGGCGTCAATGGTACTTACTGGGCGGCAGGACACCGTTGGGGCGATTATAAGTTAGCTGTGCAACCAGTGAACGGGGCCGAACGACCGCAGATGAAGGTGCTGTCAAAGTATCTGTTCGTGAAGAAGTAA